The genome window AACCGTGATCTTGTCGATCTTGAGATTCTTGATGGCGCTGACCTGGGTCTCGACGATGTTCTCGATCTTTTCCAGGAGCAGCAGGGTGGCTGCCGCCTTGGCGTCGCCGCCGCTGCTTTCCACCAGGGCGCGGTAACCTTCGGCCTTGCCCTCCAGGATCTGCTTGATACCCTTTGCCTCCGCCTCATAGCGCATGAGGGTGGCATCGGCCTTACCCTTGGCCTCGCGGCGGATACGCTCGGCTTCGGCCTCGGCTGCGATTTCGACCTTTGTCTTTTCCACTTCCTGGCGGGCCACTTCCTCGGCCCTCAGACGTTCGGCTTCGGCCTTGTACTGGGCCTTCTGGATTTCGGCCTCGGCTTCGCGTTTGGCTACTTCACCCTGACGCTTGGCTTCAGCCTGTTTGACTGCAAGCAGAGCTTCGGCTTCGGCAATGGATGCCTTGGATTTGTTTTCCCCGGATACGGCCTGGGCTTCCTGTTCCTGCACGTAGATACGCTGATCCGCCTCGGCGTGCTTTTTACCCTTGGCTGCTTCGGCCAAGTTCTCGGCCACCTTGATGGACATTTCCCGGTTGGCTTCGGCCTCACCGATGGATGCGGAGGATTCCTGCTGTTGCACGAAGATACGCTTGTCCGCTTCGGCCTGCTTCTGGCCTTTTTCGGACTGGGCCAGGTGTTCGGCCACGCGGATCTGCTTTTCCTTGGTGGCTTCGGCTTCACCGATGGCCCCCACCTTCTCCTGCTCGGCCACGTCGACCTTGGCCTGGTTGATGGCCTCGGCCGCTGCTTTTTTCCCGATGCTGTCGATGTATCCGGATTCGTCGGTGATATCAGTGATGTTAACGTTGATCAGGTACAGGCCGATTTTGTTCAATTCCGGCGACACGTTGTGGCGGACGGATTCCAGGAAGCTTTCGCGGTCCTGGTTGATCTGTTCGATGGTCAGGGAGGCGACGGTGAGGCGAAGCTGACCGAAGATGATTTCCTTGGCCATTTCCTCGATTTCCGCCTGACCCAGGTTCAGAAGTCTTTCCGCGGCGTTGTTCATGATGGCCGGGTCGGTGCTGATGCCCACGGTGAACGTGCTGGGCACGTTGATGCGGATGTTTTGTAGCGACAGGGCCTTTTGCAGCGGGATGCTGATGGTCATGGGGGTCAGGCTCTGGTAGGCGAAGTCCTGGATCAGCGGCCAGATGATGGTGCCGCCGCCGTGGATGCAGCGCGCGGACTGCCCTTTGCCCACCTTACCGTAGACGACCAGGATCATGTCCGAAGGGCAGCGCTTGTAGCGGGTGGCAAGGAACCCCAGAGTGGCGATCACCAGAATGATGAACGCGACGATGGGCACGGCCCAGACTCCGATGGAGCTCAACTCATAATACATGCAATCCTCTCAGTTATTGAATTGGTTTTACTATCAGGATGTTGCCACTAATCCGAACAACCTGGATCCGTGTTCCTGTTTTGATCTCTTCATTGGTTTCCGAGGCCGCACTGAATTCGCGCAGCCGGTTGTCCACCTGAACGGTCACCTGTCCGGTATCGTTTGGCGGGATGGTCAGGTAGACCTGCCCCTCACAGCCGAGCGTGGTTGATATCTCAAGGGTCCCGCTGCTCTGAAGCCCGGCGATCAGCTTGAATATCTTGGCGATGACCCAGAAGCTGACAAAGCCAGCGACGGTTCCGCCAATAAGCGAATAGGCTGCTCCGACCTGGCTTTGCCGGTACAGGGCGTACCCCACAAGGCCGAACATCATGAGGAAGGATGTCAGTCCATGCAGGGAGATGAACCTGAGGCTGGCGTCCGGGTCGAAGCCGTCACCGCCGTCTCCGGATTCAAAATCGGCGTCCAACATGTCGTCGCCGGCAAAGTCCACCCCCATGAACAGCATCAGGAACCTGATGAGGATGGGGATTCCGCCCACCAGGGCGCAGATGAGGAAAAAGATATCAAGGCCGTTCAGCCCTGCAATCCAGTCACCCATAATTCCTCCTTGGCTTGGGGAGTATGAATAAGTCATATATATACGCATTGCAATAAAGAATGCTGCGTAGGTGCGGTGAATTACAAAAGAAAACCGGGCCCGACAAAATGGGCCCGGCCGTTGTCTGCAATGCGTACAAGCCCTATTGAAGGGCGTACTGGAAAATGGCCACGACGTCTTCCTTGCTCATTTTCACAGGGGTGATCTCGAAGAGCCTGCCCATGGTGTCGAAGGCGCAGTCTGTCAGGGCGGGAATATCTTCGGCGGTCATGCCGAAATCCGAAAGCTTCATTTCGCCGAGCCCGATGGAGCGGATGAACTCTTCCAGGATGGGGACAAAGGCCTCAATCGATTGTTCCTCAGGCAGTTCGAAGCCGATGGAGTCGGCCATGGCCATGCTCAGGTCGCCGAGTTTTTCCACGTTTTGTTCGGCCAGGAAGCTGAAGTATGCCTTGGAGAGCATGACCAGTCCCGCGCCATGCGGCAGCTCGGAATAAAACGCGGACAGTGCGTGCTCCATGGAGTGCTGGGAAATGGCCACGGCCTGCGAGAGGCAGAGCCCAGCCGCAGTGCTGGCCCAGGCCAGGGCGATGCGGGATTCCTCGTCATTCCCTTCTTCGACGGCGCGGGGGAGGTAGTGGCAGATGAGGTGAATGGCCTCGAGTGCCAGCAGGTCTGCGCTGGGGGAACGCACGGTGGAAAGGTAGGACTCCACGGCATGGAAAAATGCATCCATGGCGGTCGTGGCCGTCAGGAATGGGGGCATGGAACGCATGAGGTCGGGGTCCACCATGGCCAGAGCCGGGTACATGGACTCATGCCGGATCCCTATTTTTTCCCTGGAACCGGTCTTGGTGATCACCGCCCCCGGGGTTACTTCCGTGCCGGTGCCCGCAGTCGTGGGGATGGCGATGAGGGGCAGGGCGTTGTTCTCCGGCGTCTTGTTCTTGCCGGAGCCCGTCGCAACGTAGTCCCAGAGTTCTCCCTCGTTGGCGGCCAGCAGGGCGATCGCCTTGGCCGCGTCGATGGTGGAGCCGCCGCCCAGGCCGACGATCATGTCCACCTTCTTTTCTCGGCAGATGCGGGCCGCCTCTTCCACGGAATCGGATTCCGGGTTGGGGCGCACTCTGTCGAAGACGATGGAGCGGACGCCATGCTCGGAAAGAAAGCCCTGAACGCGGGGCAGGTAGCCGAGCTTCAGCATGATGCCGGATTCGCCGATGACGACCATGGCGTTTTTGCCTTTGGGCAGGAACGGGGTCTTGCCCAGTTCCTCGATCTTTCCCGGTCCGAACAGGATGCGGGTGGGCATATAGTAATCAAAATGAAGCATGTAATCTCCTTGTGGTCATTGGAGTTCTACTTCTTATACGATTCCAGCAAGTTTTCAAGCTGGGAAGCCGTGAACACGTCGCGGAGCACCACAGGCTTGTGCGCGTCCTCTCCAGCGCTGAACAAGGCCGCAACGGGAATGCTTTTGCTGCCCAGGGCGTGGAGCAGCCGTTCTCCTTCCGGGTTGTCCTCGGTCAGGTCCACCCGGATAAAGGCGACGTCGTATTTATGCTTCCATTCGGCGAGATTGTCCGGAGTCAGTACGGTTCGTTCGATAACCTTGCAGGTGGGGCACCAGTCGGCCGTGAAATCGATAAGCATGGTGGTTTTACCCAATTGTTCGGCCAGTTCATGGGCCTGGAATTTTTGCCAGTGAACCTCGTTGTCTTTGGGGGTGAGCGCCCAGCAGAGCGCGATGACGAAGAGGAACAGGCCTGCAAGCCGCAGCCCCCAGCGCTTCATGCCCGGAAGTGCCGGCCCGGCCTTGCCCCAGAGCCAGGCAGCGGGAACCGTGAGCCACAGGAGCAGAAGCATGGGAATCAACCTGGAGTCGGGCAGGATGTTGATGAGATAGATGCAGGTGCCCGCAAGGAAGAAGGCCACGACTTTTTCCACGGCTTGCACCCAGGGCCCGGGCCTGGGCAGGAAACGCACCAAGCTGGGAAAAACGGTCAGGGTCAGATAGGGGAGGGCCATGCCCAGACCGATGCTCAGGAAGACGGACACGATGACTAGGGGAGGACGCGTCAAAGCCCAGCCTAGAACGCCGCCCAGGAACGGACCGCTGCACGGGGTGGCCAGCAGGGTGGCCAACAGCCCTGTGAAGTAGGCCTGCATCTTGGGGTTTCGTGTCTCCTGGTCGAATTTCAGATCAATGATGGGCAGGGAGTATAGGCCGAAGAGGCTCAGGCTCAGGGCAAAGACAACAGCAGTAAGCACCATGATCATCCAGGATTGCTGGAATATTTCTCCCCAGGCCTGGCCGGTGACGCCCAGCACCAGGGCCAGGATCACGAACCAGGTCATGATGCCCAGGGAAAAGAGAATGTTGTGGGTGCGAAATACTCGTTGGCGTTCATGCTCGTCTTCATGGGCGCAACCGGCCAGTACACTGCCCAGTTTCAGGCTGATCACCGGCAGCACGCAGGGCATGGCGTTGAGGATGAGCCCTGCCAGCAGCCCCAGCAGGATGGCCGTCAGCAGGCCGTCCACCTCTAGGGCGGGCTGGGCATAGGATGGGGTGAAGTCCCATTGGATGCCTTCTATTCTCGTTTGGTGGGGGGCGGACTGTTGTGTGGATGTGGCTGACGAGGCCTCGGAGTTGCTTTGCAGGTAGTCGGGCCACCATGGCTGGTCTTCGGCCCGGGAAAGCGGTTGCGGCGCTTCTGGGTTGCTTTTAAACGGCAATTCGATTCGGGCTGGCATGCATTGCGTGTCCGAGCAGAGCAGCATTTGCAGTTCGGCGAGCAGGGTGAACGAATCGTCGGTGTTTTCCGGGATGGGGATGTAGAATCGGACTTCGCCTTCGTAGATATTGACCATGGCCTGCGGGTTGAGGGTGTCGGAAGTGCTTATGGCTGTGGGGTACTGGACGGACAGGGGCAGGCCGTCTGTTGTTTGCACGCGAAGGATGGTGGGTTTCCCCAGGTCTCCCGGAGTGTGGGCATAAGTGTGCCAGCCGTCTTCGAATGTCACGGTTAGGACGGCCAGGAGATTGCCGGAATTTCCTTTTGCCGGGTCGAGGGTGTAGAGTTTCCATGCGGTTTTAAGGGGCAGTTCCTGTGCATGGAACTGGGCGCTGGCAAGCCCGGTCCAGGAGTGCAGAAACAGCAGCGCAACGAGTATGAAATAGACTGATTTTTTGGATAATTTTAAAAAAAGTGACATTTTTTATTTTTCCGGTTGACAGTGGAAGTGCAGAAGCGTAGAACCTCTTTCTCGCAGCGGGGGAAACGCCGCAGCAACGCGGGTCACTA of Salidesulfovibrio onnuriiensis contains these proteins:
- a CDS encoding flotillin family protein — protein: MYYELSSIGVWAVPIVAFIILVIATLGFLATRYKRCPSDMILVVYGKVGKGQSARCIHGGGTIIWPLIQDFAYQSLTPMTISIPLQKALSLQNIRINVPSTFTVGISTDPAIMNNAAERLLNLGQAEIEEMAKEIIFGQLRLTVASLTIEQINQDRESFLESVRHNVSPELNKIGLYLINVNITDITDESGYIDSIGKKAAAEAINQAKVDVAEQEKVGAIGEAEATKEKQIRVAEHLAQSEKGQKQAEADKRIFVQQQESSASIGEAEANREMSIKVAENLAEAAKGKKHAEADQRIYVQEQEAQAVSGENKSKASIAEAEALLAVKQAEAKRQGEVAKREAEAEIQKAQYKAEAERLRAEEVARQEVEKTKVEIAAEAEAERIRREAKGKADATLMRYEAEAKGIKQILEGKAEGYRALVESSGGDAKAAATLLLLEKIENIVETQVSAIKNLKIDKITVWDGGNGDSSSTANFMSNMVKSLPPLQELTKMAGLELPEFLGKMTEEQAKPQPPIDLTDKVKK
- a CDS encoding NfeD family protein; protein product: MGDWIAGLNGLDIFFLICALVGGIPILIRFLMLFMGVDFAGDDMLDADFESGDGGDGFDPDASLRFISLHGLTSFLMMFGLVGYALYRQSQVGAAYSLIGGTVAGFVSFWVIAKIFKLIAGLQSSGTLEISTTLGCEGQVYLTIPPNDTGQVTVQVDNRLREFSAASETNEEIKTGTRIQVVRISGNILIVKPIQ
- a CDS encoding iron-containing alcohol dehydrogenase yields the protein MLHFDYYMPTRILFGPGKIEELGKTPFLPKGKNAMVVIGESGIMLKLGYLPRVQGFLSEHGVRSIVFDRVRPNPESDSVEEAARICREKKVDMIVGLGGGSTIDAAKAIALLAANEGELWDYVATGSGKNKTPENNALPLIAIPTTAGTGTEVTPGAVITKTGSREKIGIRHESMYPALAMVDPDLMRSMPPFLTATTAMDAFFHAVESYLSTVRSPSADLLALEAIHLICHYLPRAVEEGNDEESRIALAWASTAAGLCLSQAVAISQHSMEHALSAFYSELPHGAGLVMLSKAYFSFLAEQNVEKLGDLSMAMADSIGFELPEEQSIEAFVPILEEFIRSIGLGEMKLSDFGMTAEDIPALTDCAFDTMGRLFEITPVKMSKEDVVAIFQYALQ
- a CDS encoding protein-disulfide reductase DsbD family protein — translated: MSLFLKLSKKSVYFILVALLFLHSWTGLASAQFHAQELPLKTAWKLYTLDPAKGNSGNLLAVLTVTFEDGWHTYAHTPGDLGKPTILRVQTTDGLPLSVQYPTAISTSDTLNPQAMVNIYEGEVRFYIPIPENTDDSFTLLAELQMLLCSDTQCMPARIELPFKSNPEAPQPLSRAEDQPWWPDYLQSNSEASSATSTQQSAPHQTRIEGIQWDFTPSYAQPALEVDGLLTAILLGLLAGLILNAMPCVLPVISLKLGSVLAGCAHEDEHERQRVFRTHNILFSLGIMTWFVILALVLGVTGQAWGEIFQQSWMIMVLTAVVFALSLSLFGLYSLPIIDLKFDQETRNPKMQAYFTGLLATLLATPCSGPFLGGVLGWALTRPPLVIVSVFLSIGLGMALPYLTLTVFPSLVRFLPRPGPWVQAVEKVVAFFLAGTCIYLINILPDSRLIPMLLLLWLTVPAAWLWGKAGPALPGMKRWGLRLAGLFLFVIALCWALTPKDNEVHWQKFQAHELAEQLGKTTMLIDFTADWCPTCKVIERTVLTPDNLAEWKHKYDVAFIRVDLTEDNPEGERLLHALGSKSIPVAALFSAGEDAHKPVVLRDVFTASQLENLLESYKK